The sequence below is a genomic window from Clostridium putrefaciens.
TTGATTTGTACATAGTTTTATGGTAATATAGTTTTGTTAGTTATATATAATAAATTTAAGATATGCGATAGTACCTCAACTGGATAGAGGACTCGGCTACGAACCGAGCTGCTGCGGGTTCAAGTCCTGCCTGTCGCACCAAGATAAAAAACATGTGTAGGGATATGAACCTACGCATGTTTTTTTGCTTTATTAGGCCATTTCTAAAACAAAAGTATCAGAGTTCCTAAAATAATTTGCAAGTTTCTCTTTTTATTATATAAATTGCTATTATTTTGCATGAATATATTTCAAGTCCGTAGAACTTACTCCGTAAGCTTTCATGGTTTTGTTAATGTATCTCATGGTTTTTTCAACGGCTAACTCTACTGTATAGATGTTGTTCTTACTTAAAAGCTTAGATAACATACCCCTATATATTAAAACATTCATTTCATTAATATCTTTTAGATCTTCTTCTTTTAAAAAGCCTTCTTCTGATGAAGATTTTAATAATTTATAGTCTCTTATATATATATTGTCTTCAAGTAGCATAGGTAAAAACTTTTTAGATTCTTCGCAAAGCTCTTCTGGAAATATAGAATAGTAACTGTTAATAGACTCATTTACTGTATCTGAAGAAAATTCACTAAAAAATATTAAGTTATAAATTTCAGGTTTTAAATAAGAGTGGTAAGAAAAACATAACCAGACATTAAGGTAAGTTTCTAAAGAGTTTTTAGAATTTTTAGTGTAACTGTAAAGGTTCTTTGCATAGTCTTTTAAGTATTTCAAAGAAGCAAAAAATAGAAGATGATTTAAATTTTGAAAATAATTATACAAAGTTGCACTATTGTAACCCGCTAAATTAGCAACCTTTCTTATTGTTACAGCATCCATACCTTCTTCTTCAATAATCTTATTTGTAGCTTCTAAAAAATAGCTTAACATTCTTTTCTTTTGCAATTCTTTATTATCCATAATTATCTCCAATATAAGTATATTATTGTTCACATAAAGTATTATAACATAAGTTAAGGGGATTGCTTAGGGGATGTAAATTTAAAGTAAATATATGTTATATAAGATTTAGGTATGATAAATTAATATAGCTATTACTAAAATCTATAGCTTTGATTTGTTAAAACTATAACGATGAAGTTTGATATATTTGTAGCAGGTCCTGCTTTCCAAGCAGGTAGATATGGAGCAGCTTGTGGAACCATATGTAAGGTTATAAAAGAAAAGTTTAATGTGCCGGTAATAAGTTCTATGCATGAAGAAAACCCTGGAGTTGAAATGTTTAAAAAAGATATGTATATATTAAAGGGTGGAAAAAGTGCAGCAAAGATGAGAGATGATATAAAAGCTATATCAAGTCTTGGAAATAAGATTCTTAATTCTGAGGAAATTTCAGGAGCGGATAAAGAAGGTTATTATGAAAGAGGAATAAGACATCAAGTTTTTAGAGAAGATCAAAAGCCTGCTTCAGATAGAGTAGTAGAAATGCTAATAAAAAAATTAAACAATGAACATTTTGAAACAGAACTTAAAATACCAGTTTTAGATAGAGTGGCAATAGCTCCAGCTATAAAAGATTTAAGTAAATCTAATATAGCAGTAGTAAATACAGGGGGAATAGTTCCAATAGACAATCCAGATAGAATACAATCTGCTTCAGCGACAAGATGGGGTAGATATGATATTAAAGGAATAGATGATCTAAAAGGCGGAGTCTATAAAACTATACATGCTGGATTTGATCCTGCAGCTGCAGATGCTGATCCAGATGTAATAGTTCCTATAGATGCCCTAAGAGCTTATGAAAAAGAAAATAAAATAGGTAAGCTTCACGATTACTTTTACTCAACAGTAGGAACAGGAACTACACAAGCAGAAGCAGCTAGAATGGCAAAGGAAATGATTCCTTATTTAAGAGAAGATAACGTGGATGGAATTATATTAGTTTCCACATGAGGAACTTGTACGCGTTGCGGTGCAACCATGGTTAAAGAATTCGAAAAAGAAGGATTTACAATAGTTCAAATGTGTAACCTAATTCCAGTTGCTACAACTGTAGGGGCAAATAGAATAGTTCCTACTATATCAATACCATATCCATTAGGACATCCAGCTACAACAAAAGAAGAACAATGGAAATTAAGATATCATAGAGTAGGGGTGGCATTAGATTCACTTACAACTGATATTGAAGATCAAACTGTTTTTAGAGTAAAGTTTTAAAATAAGTATCTATAAAGTGAGTTCCATGTTTATCCATGGAACTTTACTTATCAAGATACTAATTTATAGTTAGGTAGGTGGAATAAGTGAAAGTAAATACAAGTGATAAATCAAAGAAAAGAGGGCAACCCGTTTATTATATATCCTTGATTATAACCTTTATAGTGGTTTTGTGGGCTATTATATCAAAAGATACCTTTGCTAGGGCAGCAGATAATTTATTAAATACCTTAACTAATAACTTTGGATGGGCATATCTATTATCCATGCTTATATTTGTAGGCTTTGCCATGGTATTAGCCTTTAGTAAATATGGGAATATAAAACTTGGAGCAGATGATTCAAAACCAGAATACAGTACAGCATCATGGTTTGCTATGCTCTTTGGAGCTGGTATGGGAATCGGTTTAGTATTTTGGGGAACAGCAGAACCTTTATCACACTTCGTAGCACCAAAAGGCTTAGAGCCAGGTTCCGTGGAAGCAGCTAGTTTTGCAATGAGAGCTTCTTTTATGCATTGGGGATTTCACCCCTGGGCTAACTATTCTATAATAGGATTAGCGCTAGCATATTTTCAATTTAGAAAGAATAAACCAGGATTAATAAGTAGCATATTTGAACCTTTAATAGGGGAAAAGAGAGTTAATGGTCCAATAGGAAAAGCCATAGATATATTTGCAGTACTTGCTACAGTAGCAGGAGTTGCAACATCCTTGGGACTTGGTACACTTCAAATAAATAGCGGACTTAAGTATCTTTTTGGAGTACCAGAAACACAGGTAGTTCAAGTAATTATAATAGTGGTAATAACTATAGTATTTATTTGGTCTGCTGTAAGTGGTATAGAAAAAGGAATAAAGGTTATTTCAGATGTGAATTTATACTTAGCATTTGGACTTTTAATATTAGCACTTCTAATAGGACCTACTGTAAAGATTATAAATTCATTTTCTAATGGATTAGGTGCCTATATAAGTAACTTCTTTCAAGATAGTCTTCAAATCGAAGCATTTGGTGATAATTCGTGGCTTAATGGTTGGAGAATATTTTATTGGGCTTGGTGGATAGCTTGGGCACCTTTTGTTGGTACGTTTATAGCTAGGATATCTAAAGGAAGAACTATAAGAGAATTTGTATTAGGAGTTATAGTTGCTCCGTCAATAGCATCTTTCGTGTGGTTTTCAGTATTTGGAACTATGGGAATAAACTTAGGTATTGAAGGTATTATGTCTATGGATGCTTTAAAAACTGTTGCAGCATCACCAGAGACAGCCTTCTTTGTAATAATGAGTAATTATAAGTTAGGGGTTATACTATCCTTTATTGCATTATTTTTATTAGGGACATTTTTTGTAACCTCTGCAAATTCAGCTACATTTGTACTTGGTATGCTAACATCAAAGGGTGATTTGAATCCTTCAAATAGAAAAAAGATAGTTTGGGGATTAGTTCAATCATTACTTGCTACCTCTTTATTACTTGCAGGAGGATTAAAGTCTTTGCAGACGGCTTCAGTAGCTGCAGCCTTCCCGTTTATATTTATAATGATTTTTTCCTGTATTTCATTATGGAAGGCTCTTTCAGAGGAAAAGATATAAAATTAGATATTATATAACTAGATAGGTTATAAGGTTGTGGGAATTCACAATATAGATTTAAGAAGAGTATTTTTATGATATATTTAGAAGTGGAATTTATCTAAGTGTTTGTAACAAAAAAGGCTTGTAGCAATTGCTATAAGCCTCTTTTTTCTTTTTTTGGCGGAGAGAAAGGGATTCGAACCCCCGGTACATTTTGTGTACACTTGTTTTCGAGACAAGCACCTTAAACCAACTCGGACATCTCTCCATAATAAGTATTTTTATACTACCTTAAAAGTATACTAAATATAAAAATATAAATCAATATAAATTAAACAATCATTTATATTGATTTATTTCTTAGAGATTTAAAAAACTCTTTTAAAATTTCACTACATTCATTATTATAAAGCCAATTTACCTTTATATTAGAATTAATATATTGATTATTTACTAAGTTTAAAACAGAGCCACAAGCTCCGAGGTTTGGGTCAAAGGTACCTATATTAAGCTCTGATAATCTTGATTGAACAATGGCACCAGCACACATTATACAAGGCTCTAAGGTTACAAACATACTACATCCATTAAGTCTCCAATTTCCAAGAGTTTTAGAAGCCTCGTTTATAGCAATGATTTCAGCATGAGCTAATGGATTTTTTATAGTTTCTCTTAAATTATGGCCCCTTCCAATTATCTTGCCATCCTTTACTATAATTGCACCTATTGGAACCTCATCTATGTATAAAGCTTTTTTAGCCTCTTCTAAGGCTACGTCTATAAATTCCACTTTAAAATCTCCTTACACTAATATATAAAATAAAGCCCTGTGGTCTACACAGGGTAAATTGTACAAGTTACGTAAATATACGTACCTTTTTTATTCTATTTTTATCTAGCTCTTCTATAACGAATTTAGTTGTGTCGAATTGTATGTTTTCTCCTGTATCTGGGAATCTTCCAAGCTGACCTATTATAAATCCGCCTATAGAATCAAATTCTTCTGATTGCATGGATGTTCCTATAAGGTCATTAAGATCATCTAACCTAGCACTTCCAGATACTACATACTCATCTTCTTTAATTACATCAATTTCTTTATCATCTTCATCATCATATTCGTCTTCAATCTCTCCAACAATTTCTTCAACTAAGTCCTCAATGGTTACGATACCTACGGTACCACCATACTCATCAAGCACGATATACATGTGATTCCTGTCCTTTTTCATATCAGTAAAAAGATCTGTAATCCTTCTAAACTCATAGGTGTAATTAGGCTCTCTCATGTAGTCCTCAACGTTAAATTTTTCTTCTTTTTCTTTTAGAAGCAAGTCTTTTATGTATAACACACCTACAATATCATCTATAGAGTCCCTGTAGACAGGTATCCTAGAGAATTGTTCTCTTTTTAAGACTTCAAGGATTTCATCGTAGGTAGATAGAGTATTTATAGCTATAACATCTACCCTTTGAACCATTACATCCTTTGTTTGAAGATCTCCAAATTCGAAAACATTATATATCATTTCTTTTTCTCCAACTTCAAGAACACCCTCTTCCTCCCCAACATCTACTAAGGTTTTTAATTCTTCTTCTGTTATGAAGGGTTGAGTTTTATCAGGGTTTCCACCTAATAACTTTATAATCCCTGAAGATATAAATGTAAATACAGTTACTACAGGTCTGAGTATTATTATAATAAAACTTATAGGTTTATAAACCTTAAAAGAAACCTTTTCTGAATTTTGAGCAGCTAACGACTTAGGGGTTATTTCTGCAAATATAAGCACTAATACGGTCATAGCAATAGTTGCTATTCCTACACCCTTTTGTCCAAAGGCTTTTAATGCAATTGAGGTTGCTAGAGCAGAAGCTGCTATATTTGCGACGTTATTGCCAACTAAAATGCTTCCTAATAGTTTATTAGGGCTTGCTATAAGTTTTTCTATTTTGTCAGCTCCTTTTACACCTTCTTCTACAAGGTGTTTTACTCTTATCTTACTAAAGCTCATAAGAGCTGTTTCAGAAGCTGAGAAAAATGCTGATAATAATAAAAGCACAGTTAATAAAACCAAATGCCACGTGCTAGGGTCCAAAAGTACCACTCTCCTATAATGATTAATTTTTATATAATAAATAACTTTGTGATATCTTATATCCATGTAATATATTTTGAATACATAGATGGGATTAGAATGATTATATATAAGTTAAATTTATAATAATCTAATTTATACTTCTAATACTTTTCTGAAATGTCATAAAATTAAATAAATCTATCTTATTATATCACATTTAATACTAATGTATTAACACAAATTACACACTATTTCAAGGCATTATCTTTTAAATAGCTTAAATATAAGATTTAGGTTAATATTTTATATTATATCTAGTTCTAACTAGTTCTATCTAAGTAATGATACTTTAAGTAGAGATTTTAAAGGTTTTAGGGTAAATAAAAAAGATTAGAAATTTAATAAATTAAAAATCTAATCTTTGTTGGTACTCCCAACAGGAATCGAACCTGTATTTATCCCTTAGGAGGGGATCGTTATATCCATTAAACTATGGGAGCATATATTATTATATTACCCTAACATTCTATTATATAAATTGTATTATGTCAATTATAACTAAGAAATAAATTTAAATTCATTAATTCATGAAGTAGTCCCAAATTGTGAGGGAGAACCTTGTAATTTTGAAGTCAAAGAAAAAGATGAAAAGTAAATCAAATATTTAAATATTGTACATTTCAAGGATAACTTGCTCTAATAATTAGGACAAGTTATCCTTATTATTTACATCGAGATAGGCCATATAACGAGTGATGTCAATCTTAAAGTCCTTGAATCCGCTATAACCAATTGCTCTACAAAATCTTACTATAGTAGCCTCACTAGCTCAACATCTTTTAGATAGGTTACCTATAGATAAATCAGAAATTTCTGAAGGCCATTGTAGTATAAAATTAGCTACCTTTTTTTCAGCATCGCTAAGTTCATTTATTATTCCATGTATTTTTATAATACTTCCACCCAATATAAAACCTTCCCTCACTTTAAATATTATGTTTAATTATTTTATTTAAAGGAATACTTATAGTAGTTACTATATTACTTATATATTTTATCATAGAATTTGATTACTTTAAGATTATTATATTTTTAAATATATAAGTTATGTTAAACATTTATTAAAACCTTTAATAGGTGCGATGCTTATAGTATAATTTATATAAGAATATACTGTAGAATATAAAAATAAATTTGGAGGTGTAGTTATGTTAGATGAATTAAAAAAGGTATTTCTTGCAGGAGTAGGTTCTGTTGCTTATACTTATGAAAAGTCTTCAAAGATTATTGAAGATATGGTTGAAAAGGGAAAGCTAAGTACAAAAGAAGGTAAAGAATTAAGCGAAGAACTAAAAAGAAACATGCAAAGTTCTGGGGAAAAGGTAGTTTCAAAAGTTGATAGTATAAAACCTTTAAATAAAAATGAGGTGCTTTTTATAATTGAAGAACTAAATTTAGCACATCAAGCAGATTTAAATGAAGTTAAAGAAAAGATGTTAAAACTAGAGGCTAAAATAAGCCTTTTAGAAAATAAGCAAGAGTAAAAACAGTAAGACACATATAACTAATGGTGGTTTTAAGTAAAGAGAGGTCTAAAATGGCTAAGAATTCTGCTAAACGTTTGAAAGAGATAGTAAAGGTTTCAGCTTTTTATGGATTTGGGTTTATAGTTGATAATAAAATAAAAAGACAAGATAATTCACCTGAAAATTTAAGATTAGCTTGTGAAGACCTTGGTCCGACATTTATAAAGCTTGGGCAAATATTAAGCACTAGGCCAGACATATTACCTGCGGAATATATAAGGGAATTATCAAAGCTTCAAGATAATGTTTTACCTGAAAGGTTTAAAGATATAAATAAGGTTATAAAAGGCGAGTTTGGCAAATCAATTGAAGATCTATTCCTAAAGTTCAATGAGATACCCTTAGCATCAGCTTCTGTAGCACAAGTACATGAAGCAACACTAAAGGATGGTAGAGAAGTTATAGTAAAGGTCCAAAGGCCTGACATCGCATATAAGATGGAGATGGATATTTCCATACTATCCAGGATATTTAACCTTACTAAGGCTAAATTTAAAGATACATTAATAGATCCTACTGAAGCTTTAAATGAACTTCTTGATTCTACAAGGCTTGAATTAGACTTTAATATAGAAGCAGAGAATATAGAAAAGTTTAGGGGGATTAATAAATTAGTTACATGCGTTTATGCACCCTTTGTAATAAATGAATATAGTGGAAGAACTGTACTTACATTAGAGAAGATTGATGGGTATAAAATTAGTGATAGAGAAGAGCTTTTAAAGTTAGGATATGACTTACCTGATATATCAAAGAAACTAGCATTAAGTTTCCTTAAGAATATTTTTGAAGATGGCTTCTTTCATGCAGATCCTCATCCAGGTAATCTTCTAATTAGAGATGGAAAGATATGTTTTATAGACTTTGGTATAATTGGTAAGTTAAATAAGACATTAAGAGACTCTTTAAATGACGCTGTGGTAGCAGTTGCATATCAAGATATAAATAAACTCATATCTGTATTTATGTCTATAGGAATAAAAAGTGGATTTGTAGATAGGAATCAACTTTATGAAGATATTGATTACCTCTTTGCTAATTATTTAAATACCTCATTTGAAAATATAAATATATCGTATATGCTGCAAGAAGTGTTTGATGTTGCTAGACGAAATAATATTAAGCTACCAAAAGAGTTAACCCTTGTTATAAGAACATTTATAATATTAGAAGGTGTTATAGCTCAAATATCCCCTGAAATTAAGGTTTTAGATATTGCTATACCTTATGTAAAGTCACATAACTTAAATAAAGATATAGATTTAGATGAAGTTTTATTAAATACACATATATTTTTAAAAAATAGTGTTAAGGTTCCAACAAAATTAATAGAGGTTTCAGATAGTATATTAAGTGGAAGAACTAAAATTAAACTAGAACTTAAAAGTTTAGATAAACCTTTAAATGAATTAAATAGAATGGTTAATCGTATGGTGTTTGGACTTGTAGTGTCTGCTATGATTGTTGCCTCATCCTTAGTATTAAATTCTAATATAGGACCTAAGGTATATGATGTTTCACTAATTGGTGTGGTTGGGTTCATAGTTGCCGGGATATCTGGTCTTTGGTTATTAATATCTATTTTAAGGTCGGGTATGATGTAAGGTATGTATACTATTATGAAGTATTTAATATCTAAGGTGTGTGGGAGTTTATTTCGGAAGATTAAAGATGTTAAGGAATAATGTATATTATTTTTTGAAATTAAAATAAGCTTCAGTAGGGGTTAGTCTACTCCCACTGAAGTAAGTAAAGTGATCTAAGCTATAAAGATCTTTGATTTAAATATATAAATTCAGTTAACATAAAAGTAACTTTATATTTCAATACCTCGGAGTACATAGTTCATTAGACTATCTAATAATTCTTCTATGTCAGGATCCTCTGCATTTAACAATTCATATATAGAGGCAGACATCAAAATACCTAAGAATAGGTGAGCCATAAAAGCTGGATTTCCCTTTTTTAGGATCCCATTGTCTATAGCTTCCTTTAAATACCCCTCTAAGATAGATATATAATCACTTAATGAATCCCTGATTTCTACTTGCCTTATTTCTTGACCCCAAAGTTGACTCATAATGACTTTGAAGAAGTCTTTGTATTTATAGACAGATTGAAGCTGTATCTTACAAAGAGCTCTTAGTTTTAATATGGGATTACTTTCTTTTTCCGTCTCTTCTATGATGTCTTCTTTTATTATGTCCATACCAACTTTTATTATATAATTAAATATTTCTTCCTTGCTCTTAAAATGATAGTATAATGTTCCCTTTGCAAGGCCTCCAGTAATAGCTATATCTTCCATAGTAGCACCTTCATAGCCCTTTTTAGAAAAGATATCAATAGCAGCTTTAGAAATTATATTTTTAGTTTTATTCAAATCCATCACTCCAAGTCTATATGAGTATTTACTACCTATAATATATCATCCAACAACAATAAACAACCAATTTAAATATAATGTAATTGAATTTTCAGTTATATAGTCTTGCCTTCTTATTTTCCTTATTTTAAAGTATAATATGTATTATAGAATCAATAATATTATTATGAAATGTTATTGTATAATTTTTTGAAATATAATAGTTTAACAAAATGGAGAGATGAAATGATAAAATATTATAATCGTAATTCAAAGGAATATGAAGTGGAAAAGGTGGCAGGGGATAAGTATTTAAAGTGGAACTACTCTTCTCCAGTTGGACTCACTTTACTTGAGATGTTTATAAAAAAGAAACTATTTTCTAAAGTTTATGGAGGCTACTGTGATAGCTCTTTAAGTAAGAAAAAGATAAATAGTTTCATAAAAGAATTTAATATAGATATGAATTTATGTGAAAAGGGTCAAGAAGACTTTAATAACTTTAATGACTTTTTTATACGTAGATTAAAAAAAGAGGCTAGACCTATAGATGAAAATAGTAATATGCTAATTTCTCCTGGAGATGGTAGATTATTTGCTTATGACAACATAGATATGGATAACCTTGTGCAGGTAAAAGGATTAACCTATAGCTTACATGAGCTTATAGGAGATAAAACCATTGCAGATAAGTATAATGGGGGACTGTGTTTGGTATTAAGACTGTGTCCTACAGACTATCATCGATTTCACTTTATTGACTCAGGA
It includes:
- a CDS encoding nucleoside deaminase, which translates into the protein MEFIDVALEEAKKALYIDEVPIGAIIVKDGKIIGRGHNLRETIKNPLAHAEIIAINEASKTLGNWRLNGCSMFVTLEPCIMCAGAIVQSRLSELNIGTFDPNLGACGSVLNLVNNQYINSNIKVNWLYNNECSEILKEFFKSLRNKSI
- a CDS encoding ABC1 kinase family protein — translated: MAKNSAKRLKEIVKVSAFYGFGFIVDNKIKRQDNSPENLRLACEDLGPTFIKLGQILSTRPDILPAEYIRELSKLQDNVLPERFKDINKVIKGEFGKSIEDLFLKFNEIPLASASVAQVHEATLKDGREVIVKVQRPDIAYKMEMDISILSRIFNLTKAKFKDTLIDPTEALNELLDSTRLELDFNIEAENIEKFRGINKLVTCVYAPFVINEYSGRTVLTLEKIDGYKISDREELLKLGYDLPDISKKLALSFLKNIFEDGFFHADPHPGNLLIRDGKICFIDFGIIGKLNKTLRDSLNDAVVAVAYQDINKLISVFMSIGIKSGFVDRNQLYEDIDYLFANYLNTSFENINISYMLQEVFDVARRNNIKLPKELTLVIRTFIILEGVIAQISPEIKVLDIAIPYVKSHNLNKDIDLDEVLLNTHIFLKNSVKVPTKLIEVSDSILSGRTKIKLELKSLDKPLNELNRMVNRMVFGLVVSAMIVASSLVLNSNIGPKVYDVSLIGVVGFIVAGISGLWLLISILRSGMM
- a CDS encoding phosphatidylserine decarboxylase, producing MIKYYNRNSKEYEVEKVAGDKYLKWNYSSPVGLTLLEMFIKKKLFSKVYGGYCDSSLSKKKINSFIKEFNIDMNLCEKGQEDFNNFNDFFIRRLKKEARPIDENSNMLISPGDGRLFAYDNIDMDNLVQVKGLTYSLHELIGDKTIADKYNGGLCLVLRLCPTDYHRFHFIDSGICSDSKKVNGDYYSVNPIALEKIPKLYCQNKREWSLFKSENFGDVILVEVGATCVGTIAQTYDPNHVVKKGDEKGYFKFGGSTTIMFIKPNTVKIDEDILRETSLGYETKVVMGETIGKKISI
- a CDS encoding HlyC/CorC family transporter → MDPSTWHLVLLTVLLLLSAFFSASETALMSFSKIRVKHLVEEGVKGADKIEKLIASPNKLLGSILVGNNVANIAASALATSIALKAFGQKGVGIATIAMTVLVLIFAEITPKSLAAQNSEKVSFKVYKPISFIIIILRPVVTVFTFISSGIIKLLGGNPDKTQPFITEEELKTLVDVGEEEGVLEVGEKEMIYNVFEFGDLQTKDVMVQRVDVIAINTLSTYDEILEVLKREQFSRIPVYRDSIDDIVGVLYIKDLLLKEKEEKFNVEDYMREPNYTYEFRRITDLFTDMKKDRNHMYIVLDEYGGTVGIVTIEDLVEEIVGEIEDEYDDEDDKEIDVIKEDEYVVSGSARLDDLNDLIGTSMQSEEFDSIGGFIIGQLGRFPDTGENIQFDTTKFVIEELDKNRIKKVRIFT
- a CDS encoding glycine betaine uptake BCCT transporter, translated to MKVNTSDKSKKRGQPVYYISLIITFIVVLWAIISKDTFARAADNLLNTLTNNFGWAYLLSMLIFVGFAMVLAFSKYGNIKLGADDSKPEYSTASWFAMLFGAGMGIGLVFWGTAEPLSHFVAPKGLEPGSVEAASFAMRASFMHWGFHPWANYSIIGLALAYFQFRKNKPGLISSIFEPLIGEKRVNGPIGKAIDIFAVLATVAGVATSLGLGTLQINSGLKYLFGVPETQVVQVIIIVVITIVFIWSAVSGIEKGIKVISDVNLYLAFGLLILALLIGPTVKIINSFSNGLGAYISNFFQDSLQIEAFGDNSWLNGWRIFYWAWWIAWAPFVGTFIARISKGRTIREFVLGVIVAPSIASFVWFSVFGTMGINLGIEGIMSMDALKTVAASPETAFFVIMSNYKLGVILSFIALFLLGTFFVTSANSATFVLGMLTSKGDLNPSNRKKIVWGLVQSLLATSLLLAGGLKSLQTASVAAAFPFIFIMIFSCISLWKALSEEKI
- a CDS encoding phasin family protein, which produces MLDELKKVFLAGVGSVAYTYEKSSKIIEDMVEKGKLSTKEGKELSEELKRNMQSSGEKVVSKVDSIKPLNKNEVLFIIEELNLAHQADLNEVKEKMLKLEAKISLLENKQE
- a CDS encoding TetR/AcrR family transcriptional regulator, which codes for MDNKELQKKRMLSYFLEATNKIIEEEGMDAVTIRKVANLAGYNSATLYNYFQNLNHLLFFASLKYLKDYAKNLYSYTKNSKNSLETYLNVWLCFSYHSYLKPEIYNLIFFSEFSSDTVNESINSYYSIFPEELCEESKKFLPMLLEDNIYIRDYKLLKSSSEEGFLKEEDLKDINEMNVLIYRGMLSKLLSKNNIYTVELAVEKTMRYINKTMKAYGVSSTDLKYIHAK
- a CDS encoding TetR/AcrR family transcriptional regulator codes for the protein MDLNKTKNIISKAAIDIFSKKGYEGATMEDIAITGGLAKGTLYYHFKSKEEIFNYIIKVGMDIIKEDIIEETEKESNPILKLRALCKIQLQSVYKYKDFFKVIMSQLWGQEIRQVEIRDSLSDYISILEGYLKEAIDNGILKKGNPAFMAHLFLGILMSASIYELLNAEDPDIEELLDSLMNYVLRGIEI